One genomic window of Gossypium hirsutum isolate 1008001.06 chromosome D11, Gossypium_hirsutum_v2.1, whole genome shotgun sequence includes the following:
- the LOC121223743 gene encoding probable E3 ubiquitin-protein ligase BAH1-like 1, which produces MEYYAKKAPLYVKFTLYLWVQAGVYEGAVHLDELSILLRRSFLNSYREYWEQRLEKERVERVRQAKQQWESQCQASIGL; this is translated from the exons ATGGAATATTATGCTAAAAAAGCTCCTCTTTATGTTAAATTTACTCTTTACTTGTGGGTTCAGGCTGGAGTTTATGAAGGTGCTGTGCATTTGGATGAGCTTAGTATATTGTTGAGGAGAAG TTTTTTGAACAGCTACCGTGAATACTGGGAGCAGCgacttgagaaggaaagagtGGAGAGAGTTCGGCAGGCAAAGCAACAGTGGGAATCCCAGTGTCAGGCATCCATTGGACTCTGA